One Pectobacterium cacticida genomic window, GCCATCAACGGCCAAAAATAAAACGTGGTCCTAACCAGCTCAGAAATTGGCGTACCGCCACGGCGAGAGCCAGGTAGATCACTGCCGCAATGATGTAAGATTCAAAATTGCGAAACGACCGGCTGGCGATCAGATTGGCGCTGAACGACAACTCCTCGGTGGAAATCTGGCTGCATACCGCAGAGCCCAGCATGATGATAATGACCTGGCCGATCAGCGACGGCCATACGCGAGACAGCGACGGCGGCAGAATGACTCGGGTAAAGATCTGCCAACGGTTTAATGCCAGGCTCTGCGCGGCTTCAATTTGCCCTCGCGGTGTCGTTTCGATACCGGCGCGGGTAATTTCTGCCGCATAAGCGCCCAGATTCAATACCAGCGACAATACACTGGCCGAGACCGCTGACAATTGCAGGCCAATAGCGGGCAACCCAAAAAAAATAAAAAACAGTTGCACGATATAGGGGGTGTTACGAAACAGTTCCACATACCCACCCACCACAATGCTTAACCAGAGCGGGCCATTTGCCCGCGCCCAGCCGCCAGCGATCCCCAATAGCAAACCGAAGAGTGTGGCAATAATCGTCATTACTAGCGTCATTAGCGTCCCAAACAGCAAGAGTGGCCACTGCTGGAGCACCGTCATAAAATCAAACACCATTTTCAGGACTCCTTACTCATGTGAATCAGCATTAACTCACCCTTACCCGCTCAGCAATCGAGTATGGCGTCCAACGTAGGTAGCGCCGACACCTTCCACAAGCGGTCCAATACCTTGCAAACAGAACGCGCATCCAGCACCCGCCCGGCGCACTGTAAAAATTTGCGTCCGAGTTCATCGTCACTCAGCGGAGATAGCGCAGAGCCATGCGCTTTAATCCTGAAATCACGATAGGTACTGCCATCGCGCGTGGTGACTTCCACCCATGCCCCTTCCGGGGCTCGGCGTAATAAATCGGCATCATGCCAGCGAGAACCGGAACAGACGGATACCGTGGACATGATTGCCATCACCCGCGAATCGCTCAGCGTCGCGCGCTCAAGGTGTGCCAATGTCAGTTCGCCAAAGCACAGCGACGCGGCAATGGCGAAGGGCATACTGAACTGTGCCTGTTGGCTATTTTGCGGCCGAGAATAAATCAAATTGGCAATCACCAGCGGTGGAACATCACAACTGATGTGAGCGATATCCTCGGGGCTGAGACAATGCTCGATAACTATCGCCATCACGGCATCCACCGCCGCATGTGACGACAGGCATACCGGGATACGCTTGATATCGATG contains:
- a CDS encoding amino acid ABC transporter permease, which encodes MVFDFMTVLQQWPLLLFGTLMTLVMTIIATLFGLLLGIAGGWARANGPLWLSIVVGGYVELFRNTPYIVQLFFIFFGLPAIGLQLSAVSASVLSLVLNLGAYAAEITRAGIETTPRGQIEAAQSLALNRWQIFTRVILPPSLSRVWPSLIGQVIIIMLGSAVCSQISTEELSFSANLIASRSFRNFESYIIAAVIYLALAVAVRQFLSWLGPRFIFGR